Sequence from the Paenibacillus tundrae genome:
CATCGTAAGATGTATATGAAAATGAAGACATTACGCATCATTCCTTTCTAAGATGGATATCAAGTGTTTCATATGTCATCGTACCATCGGATTGCTGAAAAAACAAAAGCACTGTTCATCCAGTGGGATATACAGTGCTATGTTCTTTATATAACGTTTGAGAAATTGATATATATGTTAGGGATGCATCCTGCGTAGATAATTATTCTGTACGAAGCTTAGGGGCAGCATCAGCAACACTTGCTGACCGCTCCTGCTGTCTGGAAATCGCAAAGAGTGCAATCCATATTAGGATAAAACCAAGGAGTTGTTCCCATGTAATCAACGTACGGAAAGCGATCCAGTTCACCAGAACACCCGCCATCGGGAAACTAAGTTCCGCTAGCGTAGCGACAGAGGCTTTTGTAGAGGATAAGCCTTTATAATATAACAGCAAGCTCAATAGTCCAGGCAATAAAGCTTGACCTAATACATTAAGCACGACGGCCGCTTGTTCACCTGTTCCGGAGGGGAATGTCCATGCTGCTCCTTCATGCCATGTCATCAAGAAGAGAAGCGGCAGAGCGACTACGAACCGGAGAGAAGTAACGGTCTCATATCTTGCTTGCCCTAACATTAATCGTCCCATCACCGTAGATCCGCCCCATAGAGCAGCGGCTCCCAAGGATAACAGGCTACCTGCATGAATCCAGGTGTTCCAGTTTCCGAGAGGAAGTGTGAATCCAAACGTGAGCAGATAGGTTCCTGCAAGTGCAATGAAGAAAAGTCCGCCGAAGCGACGTGGTAACGTTTCTTTCAAAAGCAGCTTCGCGAGTACAATGGCGAACAAGGGTTGCATTTTTTGCAACAAGAGAACGGTATTGGGATCGTTATTGGTTAGCGCCATAGTGAATAACACCGTTGCTAGT
This genomic interval carries:
- a CDS encoding DMT family transporter, encoding MEKNQTASTVYRKERSNTGFWLVVIGAALWGVDPLFRIILLQTMTSTQIVLIEHIIVSLVAIPVLWKFRSDLKNLRARHWVAVIFISWGGSALATVLFTMALTNNDPNTVLLLQKMQPLFAIVLAKLLLKETLPRRFGGLFFIALAGTYLLTFGFTLPLGNWNTWIHAGSLLSLGAAALWGGSTVMGRLMLGQARYETVTSLRFVVALPLLFLMTWHEGAAWTFPSGTGEQAAVVLNVLGQALLPGLLSLLLYYKGLSSTKASVATLAELSFPMAGVLVNWIAFRTLITWEQLLGFILIWIALFAISRQQERSASVADAAPKLRTE